In Haloterrigena alkaliphila, a single genomic region encodes these proteins:
- a CDS encoding class I SAM-dependent methyltransferase: protein MVSRRTSRAIAALLGFALLAGLGYALRWRSNPSPCPYAQRHAIDLPRPVITRSQLRDVLEPRPGERLLEVGPGTGYYTGMVARAIEPSGTLHAADVQSEMVEHLRIRMRQEGTQNVEPIRGDARSLPYPDDTFDAAYLVLVLGEIPDQERALDELDRVLKPDGRLVVGESLPDPHFVGFEGLRHRIERRGLAFDARVGTRVGYFARFDAGVSARSGDSVE from the coding sequence ATGGTTTCTCGTCGGACGTCGCGAGCGATCGCCGCCCTGCTCGGATTCGCGCTGCTCGCCGGACTCGGATACGCCCTCCGGTGGCGATCGAACCCGTCGCCGTGCCCGTACGCTCAGCGCCACGCGATCGACCTCCCGCGTCCGGTCATTACTCGCTCCCAGCTGCGCGACGTGCTCGAGCCCCGGCCCGGTGAACGTCTTCTCGAGGTCGGACCGGGAACCGGCTACTACACCGGGATGGTCGCACGGGCGATCGAACCGTCGGGGACACTGCACGCCGCGGACGTCCAATCGGAGATGGTCGAACACCTCCGAATCCGAATGCGACAGGAGGGAACCCAGAACGTCGAACCGATCCGCGGTGACGCACGGTCGCTTCCGTACCCGGACGACACGTTCGACGCCGCGTATCTGGTCTTAGTCCTCGGCGAGATTCCCGACCAGGAGCGAGCGCTCGACGAACTCGATCGGGTTCTGAAACCCGACGGCCGACTCGTCGTCGGCGAGTCGCTCCCCGACCCGCACTTCGTCGGATTCGAAGGGTTGCGACACCGTATCGAACGGCGGGGTCTGGCGTTCGACGCGCGCGTCGGAACGCGAGTCGGGTATTTCGCCCGCTTCGACGCGGGTGTCTCGGCACGGTCGGGCGACTCTGTCGAATGA
- a CDS encoding MBL fold metallo-hydrolase: MVNQISPERLAEMIDSNEAFTLVDTRPEDSYEGWRIHGAENVPFGPDDEITDADLEHVEEAKDGDSIVAICGKGLTSTPFSFALEQHDYDDVSVVKGGMEDWSKVYEVVPVETENGDLVIIQLQRRAKGCLGYIVGSKSAESAVVVDATRQTDQFKIVAEEAGLTIERVLDTHVHADHISGGPKLADELDVPYHLGEHASERGVEYDYEPLADGETIELGEIEIEVLHTPGHTSEMVNYLIDGEALLTGDTLFVESVGRTELQFGDEDAARGAELLYESLHETILELPDETRILPGHVSVTEDNRYEVGSPGELIGARLGDLRDSLGLLGLDEDEFVDRLVDNAPDKPPNYERVIEINTGSEPPEDESEATELELGPNNCAA, encoded by the coding sequence ATGGTAAACCAGATTTCCCCTGAGCGACTCGCGGAGATGATCGATTCGAACGAGGCGTTCACGCTCGTTGATACACGGCCCGAGGACAGTTACGAGGGATGGCGGATTCACGGCGCCGAAAACGTTCCGTTCGGCCCAGATGACGAGATCACAGACGCAGACCTCGAGCATGTCGAAGAGGCGAAAGACGGCGATTCGATCGTCGCGATCTGTGGAAAGGGACTCACCTCGACGCCGTTCAGTTTCGCACTCGAGCAACACGACTACGACGACGTGTCCGTGGTAAAGGGCGGCATGGAGGACTGGAGCAAGGTCTACGAGGTCGTCCCCGTCGAGACCGAAAACGGCGACCTCGTTATCATCCAACTGCAGCGGCGGGCGAAGGGCTGTCTCGGCTATATTGTCGGCTCGAAATCCGCCGAATCGGCAGTCGTCGTCGATGCGACCCGTCAGACGGACCAGTTCAAGATCGTCGCCGAGGAGGCCGGGCTGACGATCGAGCGCGTCCTCGATACCCACGTCCACGCCGACCACATCTCGGGTGGACCGAAGCTCGCGGACGAACTCGACGTACCGTACCACCTCGGAGAACACGCGAGCGAGCGGGGCGTCGAGTACGACTACGAACCCCTCGCCGACGGTGAGACGATCGAACTCGGCGAGATCGAGATCGAAGTGCTCCACACGCCGGGGCACACGTCCGAGATGGTCAACTACCTGATCGACGGCGAGGCGTTGCTGACTGGCGACACGCTGTTCGTCGAGTCGGTGGGGCGAACGGAACTGCAGTTCGGTGACGAAGATGCGGCACGAGGAGCCGAACTGCTCTACGAGTCGCTCCACGAGACCATCCTCGAGTTACCGGATGAGACGCGGATCCTTCCGGGCCACGTTTCGGTCACGGAGGACAACCGATACGAGGTCGGCTCGCCCGGCGAACTGATCGGCGCTCGACTGGGTGACCTCCGCGACAGCCTCGGCCTGCTGGGACTGGACGAGGACGAGTTCGTGGACCGATTGGTCGACAACGCGCCCGACAAGCCACCGAACTACGAGCGCGTAATCGAGATCAACACGGGTTCGGAGCCACCCGAGGACGAGTCCGAGGCGACGGAACTCGAGTTAGGGCCGAACAACTGCGCGGCCTAG
- the trxA gene encoding thioredoxin — translation MATDARDDVSAQSLDEPIYIDGRSHLEDVTTAHDVVLVDFYADWCGPCQMLEPVLEQLAGTTEAVIAKVDVDEHQQLAGSFGVRGVPTLVLFADGEQVEQQSGALPEDRLRDLIEGYTE, via the coding sequence ATGGCAACAGATGCACGCGACGACGTTTCGGCGCAATCGCTCGACGAACCGATCTACATCGACGGAAGAAGTCACCTCGAGGACGTCACGACGGCACACGACGTCGTCCTCGTGGACTTCTACGCCGACTGGTGTGGCCCCTGTCAGATGCTCGAGCCCGTCCTCGAACAGTTGGCGGGCACGACCGAGGCCGTGATCGCGAAGGTCGACGTCGACGAACACCAGCAACTCGCGGGTTCGTTCGGCGTTCGCGGCGTCCCGACGCTCGTTCTCTTCGCGGACGGCGAGCAGGTCGAACAGCAGTCCGGCGCGCTGCCGGAAGACCGACTCCGCGACTTGATCGAGGGATACACCGAATGA
- a CDS encoding DUF302 domain-containing protein — MSYTLRTRADGEFDDVVEKTIDALEDEGFGVLCDIDVRETLKKKLDEDFRQYRILGACNPQLAHQGLEDDLELGTLLPCNVVVYDDDDGVVVSAVDPQRLIAVAENEDLDPIGDDASERFERVLESL; from the coding sequence ATGTCCTACACGCTTCGCACGCGGGCCGACGGCGAGTTCGACGACGTCGTCGAGAAAACGATCGACGCCCTCGAGGACGAGGGGTTCGGCGTGCTCTGCGATATCGACGTCCGGGAAACGCTGAAAAAGAAACTCGACGAGGACTTCCGACAGTACAGAATCCTGGGGGCGTGCAATCCGCAGTTGGCCCATCAGGGACTCGAGGACGATCTCGAACTCGGGACGTTGCTCCCGTGCAACGTCGTCGTCTACGACGATGACGACGGCGTCGTCGTCAGCGCGGTCGATCCGCAGCGTCTGATCGCCGTCGCCGAGAACGAGGACCTCGACCCGATCGGCGACGACGCGTCCGAGCGCTTCGAACGGGTTCTCGAGTCGCTGTAG
- a CDS encoding TATA-box-binding protein, whose protein sequence is MADPKDSINIENVVASTSIGQELDLQSVAMDLEGADYDPEQFPGLVYRTKNPKSAALIFRSGKIVCTGAKSIDAVHESLEIVFDKLRNLQIQVEDDPEIVVQNIVSSADLGRNLNLNAIAIGLGLENIEYEPEQFPGLVYRLDDPEVVALLFGSGKLVVTGGKQVEDAEEAVDVIVDRLEDLGLLE, encoded by the coding sequence ATGGCGGACCCAAAGGACTCCATCAACATCGAAAACGTGGTGGCGTCGACCAGTATCGGGCAGGAACTCGACCTTCAGAGCGTCGCGATGGACCTCGAGGGGGCCGACTACGATCCCGAGCAGTTCCCTGGGCTCGTCTACCGCACCAAGAATCCCAAGTCTGCCGCGTTGATCTTCCGGTCGGGGAAGATCGTCTGTACCGGCGCCAAGAGCATTGACGCCGTCCACGAGAGCCTGGAGATCGTCTTCGACAAACTCCGTAACCTCCAGATTCAGGTCGAGGACGATCCAGAAATCGTCGTCCAGAACATCGTCAGCAGCGCCGACCTGGGGCGGAACCTCAACCTGAACGCGATTGCGATCGGTCTCGGTCTCGAGAACATCGAGTACGAACCCGAGCAGTTTCCCGGGCTCGTTTACCGCCTCGATGACCCCGAGGTCGTCGCCCTTCTCTTTGGCTCCGGGAAGCTGGTCGTGACCGGCGGAAAGCAGGTCGAAGACGCCGAGGAAGCCGTCGACGTAATCGTTGACCGCCTCGAGGATCTCGGGTTGCTCGAGTAA
- a CDS encoding IS1595 family transposase produces the protein MIPLDVFGSESVAADLLAQVRWRNGVTCPRCRSDLAVKNGSYGHFQRYLCKNCDRTFNDKTGTIFAHSKVALRKWLFSIYAFLRFNTSLRQLQLEIDVQYKTIYQRVERFTKALDAPSLDLVGPVEIDEVYVSAGLKGRERDQESRSRGLSTRGRGSYDQDKPPVFTIVDRGTGDRYVIPAKSADESTIRLLLANREKEPLTVYTDGFRAYDPLAEDDAFDREYVVHGDGEYADENVHVNTCESHGSLLRPWLSPHRGISKDKLTQYLRAFQLRRKLLRKPGREALKHAVKATL, from the coding sequence ATGATTCCGCTAGATGTGTTTGGGTCGGAATCGGTCGCAGCGGACCTGTTGGCGCAGGTTCGCTGGCGTAACGGTGTTACTTGCCCTCGCTGCCGTTCTGACCTGGCGGTCAAGAACGGCAGCTATGGGCACTTTCAGCGCTATCTCTGTAAGAATTGCGACCGCACGTTCAACGATAAGACCGGCACAATCTTCGCCCACTCGAAAGTCGCACTCAGAAAGTGGCTGTTCTCGATTTATGCGTTTCTTCGGTTTAACACGAGTCTTCGCCAACTTCAGCTAGAGATCGACGTCCAGTACAAAACGATCTACCAGCGCGTCGAGCGCTTTACGAAGGCGCTCGACGCGCCTTCGCTCGACCTCGTTGGTCCGGTCGAAATCGACGAAGTCTACGTTTCTGCAGGGCTAAAAGGCCGCGAGCGCGACCAAGAGTCGCGCTCGCGTGGCCTGTCCACACGTGGACGAGGATCGTACGATCAGGACAAACCGCCGGTGTTCACGATCGTCGATCGTGGCACCGGCGATCGATACGTGATCCCAGCGAAATCAGCCGATGAATCGACGATTCGGCTCCTTCTCGCAAACCGCGAGAAGGAGCCACTGACCGTCTACACTGACGGATTTCGCGCCTACGATCCACTTGCCGAGGACGACGCATTCGACCGCGAATACGTCGTCCACGGCGACGGCGAATACGCTGACGAAAACGTACACGTCAACACCTGCGAGAGCCACGGATCGCTGCTGCGACCGTGGCTCTCGCCTCATCGAGGCATCTCAAAAGATAAGCTTACACAGTATCTCCGAGCGTTTCAACTTCGACGCAAGCTACTGCGGAAACCAGGGAGAGAAGCCCTCAAACATGCTGTCAAAGCTACGCTGTGA
- a CDS encoding DUF6691 family protein: MSDDDHGPLFMALVVAGGLSHGFGLAYSRMARPDIVLDFLQLEDFGLLFVMGGAALVTGLAIQLGTRVLETAPLTGTRYAGREKGFDRNVVVGGVVFGAGWGLSGVCPGTGYASLGIGNYPILWAVVGMFVGAYVQGLWRAHRQSASRETATTGD; the protein is encoded by the coding sequence ATGAGTGACGACGACCACGGGCCGCTATTCATGGCCCTCGTCGTCGCCGGCGGACTCTCGCACGGGTTCGGGTTGGCGTACAGTCGGATGGCCCGCCCCGACATCGTGCTGGACTTCCTCCAGCTCGAGGACTTCGGACTGCTCTTCGTGATGGGCGGTGCGGCCCTCGTCACGGGCCTCGCGATCCAGTTGGGAACGCGAGTCCTCGAGACGGCGCCGCTGACGGGGACGCGCTACGCCGGCCGTGAGAAGGGGTTCGATAGGAACGTCGTCGTCGGTGGCGTCGTCTTCGGTGCTGGTTGGGGGCTTTCGGGCGTCTGTCCCGGTACTGGCTACGCGAGTCTGGGAATCGGCAATTACCCGATCCTCTGGGCCGTCGTCGGGATGTTCGTCGGTGCCTATGTCCAGGGGCTCTGGCGTGCACACCGACAGTCGGCGAGTCGCGAGACGGCGACTACTGGGGATTGA
- a CDS encoding NAD(P)/FAD-dependent oxidoreductase gives MNEETDTTADVRDVVIVGSGVAGLSAAVYAARADLEPLVLEGPEPGGQLTLTTDVENYLGFPEGVGGMELIQNGKSQAERFGAEFTHGTVENATLEERLFELELSNGDTLRTRALVVASGASARWVGAENEDELMGYGLSTCATCDGAFHRGDDVLVIGGGDSAMEEALFLAKFADSVTVVHRREELRASEIMADRARDNETIKFRWNTELEALHGSQEEGVTGATLVSHPDGYPSEKATNGVDVDRETVDVGGVFYAIGHTPNTEFLEGTAVGRDESGYLYTRTDDAGRATTETAVEGVFAAGDVADPHYQQAITAAGTGSMAALDAEAYLETLERMKETALEVSP, from the coding sequence ATGAACGAGGAAACGGACACGACCGCGGACGTTCGCGACGTGGTGATCGTCGGTTCCGGCGTCGCCGGCCTCTCCGCGGCCGTCTACGCCGCGCGAGCCGACCTCGAGCCGCTGGTACTCGAGGGGCCCGAACCGGGCGGCCAGCTGACGCTGACGACCGACGTCGAGAACTACCTCGGCTTCCCCGAGGGCGTCGGCGGGATGGAGCTGATCCAAAACGGCAAGAGCCAGGCGGAGCGCTTCGGCGCTGAATTCACTCACGGCACCGTCGAAAACGCGACGCTCGAGGAGCGGCTGTTCGAGCTCGAACTCTCGAACGGCGATACCCTGCGAACGCGTGCGCTGGTCGTCGCGAGCGGCGCGAGCGCTCGCTGGGTCGGCGCCGAGAACGAAGACGAACTGATGGGCTACGGGCTCTCGACGTGTGCGACCTGCGACGGCGCGTTTCACCGCGGGGACGACGTCCTCGTGATCGGCGGCGGCGATTCGGCGATGGAAGAAGCGCTCTTCCTCGCGAAGTTCGCCGACAGCGTGACGGTCGTCCACCGCCGCGAGGAACTACGCGCCTCCGAGATCATGGCCGACCGCGCTCGCGACAACGAGACCATCAAGTTCCGATGGAATACGGAACTCGAGGCGCTCCACGGCTCGCAGGAGGAGGGCGTCACCGGCGCGACGCTCGTCTCCCATCCCGACGGCTACCCCAGCGAGAAAGCCACAAACGGCGTGGACGTGGACCGGGAGACCGTCGACGTCGGCGGCGTGTTCTACGCCATCGGCCACACGCCGAACACCGAGTTCCTCGAGGGGACCGCCGTCGGTCGCGACGAAAGTGGCTACCTCTACACTCGAACCGACGACGCCGGCCGCGCGACGACCGAGACGGCGGTCGAGGGCGTCTTCGCCGCCGGCGACGTCGCCGATCCGCACTATCAACAGGCGATCACTGCCGCTGGAACCGGTAGCATGGCAGCGCTCGACGCCGAAGCGTACCTCGAAACGCTCGAGCGGATGAAAGAAACTGCGCTCGAGGTTTCTCCGTAG
- a CDS encoding IS6 family transposase, protein MPKIHCFSGCNDWIDLSFVERERTPRQLMELGIRLHLAGLSLSNTVRELEKFGVKRSRKAVHDWVHKCDLQPAVDESPNHVALDETVIQLDEHRYWLYTAVDPDTNNILHTRLYSTTTTALTERFLHELTEKYDLDDAVFLVDGAKHLQAALRRSGLRFRYEKHGNRNAAERVFREIKRRTSSFSNCFSHAKPSTAESWLQAFAVWHNATN, encoded by the coding sequence ATGCCAAAAATCCACTGCTTCAGTGGGTGTAACGATTGGATCGATTTGAGTTTTGTGGAGCGAGAGCGGACACCGCGTCAGCTGATGGAGCTTGGTATTCGACTCCATCTTGCTGGTCTATCGCTTTCGAATACAGTTCGAGAATTAGAGAAGTTCGGTGTCAAACGCAGTCGTAAAGCAGTCCACGATTGGGTTCACAAGTGCGATCTACAGCCGGCAGTTGATGAGAGTCCGAATCACGTTGCGCTCGACGAGACGGTGATTCAACTTGACGAACATCGTTATTGGCTGTACACTGCCGTCGATCCGGATACAAACAATATCCTCCATACACGGCTGTATTCGACGACTACGACCGCATTGACAGAACGGTTTCTCCACGAACTTACTGAGAAATATGACCTCGACGATGCCGTGTTTCTCGTCGATGGAGCAAAACATCTCCAGGCTGCACTCCGTCGATCTGGGCTCCGATTTCGATACGAAAAACATGGAAATCGGAACGCTGCAGAACGTGTCTTTCGCGAGATAAAACGTCGCACCTCTTCGTTCTCAAACTGCTTTAGCCACGCAAAACCGTCGACAGCCGAATCGTGGCTCCAAGCCTTCGCCGTCTGGCACAATGCTACAAACTAA
- a CDS encoding DUF6788 family protein — translation MASPPKPPTELPKYIAEGTPKQNDATLHALRDWIDELLAYRQGVAAEEITVEGNESIETVEESSDGTVVIKKVSCGKENCKCQRGQLHGPYKYIVRRKGEKLNWDYRGPVDK, via the coding sequence ATGGCATCGCCACCAAAGCCACCAACCGAACTTCCGAAATATATCGCGGAAGGAACCCCAAAGCAAAACGACGCGACTCTCCATGCGCTTCGGGACTGGATTGACGAGCTACTTGCGTATCGGCAGGGCGTTGCTGCTGAAGAAATCACAGTAGAAGGTAACGAATCGATTGAAACTGTTGAAGAGTCAAGTGATGGCACGGTCGTGATCAAGAAGGTGAGTTGCGGGAAAGAGAACTGTAAGTGTCAACGCGGACAGTTGCATGGTCCGTACAAATACATCGTTCGGCGGAAGGGAGAGAAACTCAACTGGGACTACAGAGGACCAGTTGACAAGTGA
- a CDS encoding response regulator, with amino-acid sequence MDGPKDIGNVLLVEDNPGDIRLTEELFNEAGGHSTIHAVTDGGEALDFIQQRNGHEDAPHPDLILIDWHLPKMSGGEILDEAREAADLSDVPLVVLTGSGAGVERIRKEVEAADKVLTKPIDPDEFPSTIESL; translated from the coding sequence ATGGATGGGCCAAAAGACATTGGAAATGTGCTTTTAGTGGAGGACAATCCCGGCGATATCCGCCTCACAGAAGAGTTATTCAACGAGGCAGGCGGCCACAGCACCATCCATGCCGTGACCGATGGCGGTGAGGCACTGGATTTTATCCAACAGCGAAATGGGCATGAGGATGCGCCCCATCCCGATCTGATTCTTATCGACTGGCATCTTCCCAAGATGAGTGGGGGAGAGATCTTGGACGAGGCGCGGGAAGCTGCTGACCTATCAGATGTTCCCTTGGTTGTATTAACCGGCTCCGGTGCAGGGGTTGAAAGAATCAGAAAAGAGGTGGAGGCAGCAGATAAGGTTCTTACAAAACCAATTGACCCTGACGAGTTTCCCAGTACTATTGAGTCTCTGTAG